One genomic segment of Mycolicibacterium neworleansense includes these proteins:
- a CDS encoding TetR/AcrR family transcriptional regulator, which yields MVSAPRRRNLRGQGALLREEILAAAIRVIDAAQSEAEVSLRSIAREAGIAAPSVYAHFEDRDSVLDAVAEASWTQVSEEIAEHRTGSRPPRERLFLGCQTYVSFAERHPLRYALMSQITDTSPAARQALAIVTRGLLACRGDDPQAPPTLEADRIAAALSVAVHGVAMLHRTDTPHLWLSSFSTDEILRSLIDAAILQLDQAAAPAQRKSTSGRGRKDRKLST from the coding sequence ATGGTCTCCGCCCCTCGCCGACGCAATCTGCGTGGTCAGGGCGCTCTTCTGCGCGAGGAGATCCTGGCGGCGGCGATCCGCGTCATCGACGCCGCGCAAAGTGAGGCCGAGGTGTCGCTGCGCAGCATCGCCCGAGAGGCCGGCATCGCCGCCCCCTCGGTCTACGCGCACTTCGAGGACCGCGACAGCGTGCTGGACGCGGTGGCCGAGGCGAGTTGGACACAAGTGTCCGAGGAGATCGCCGAACACCGCACCGGCAGCCGGCCCCCGCGCGAGCGGCTGTTTCTCGGCTGCCAGACCTACGTGTCATTCGCCGAGCGCCACCCGCTGCGCTACGCGCTGATGAGCCAGATCACCGACACCTCGCCCGCGGCCCGGCAAGCACTGGCGATCGTCACCCGAGGGCTGCTGGCCTGCCGCGGCGACGACCCACAGGCCCCACCGACACTGGAAGCCGATCGGATCGCCGCGGCCCTGTCGGTCGCTGTGCACGGCGTGGCGATGCTGCACCGCACCGATACCCCCCACCTGTGGCTGAGCTCCTTCAGCACCGATGAGATCCTGCGCAGCCTGATCGACGCGGCCATCCTGCAACTGGATCAGGCCGCCGCCCCGGCACAGCGGAAATCGACGTCAGGGCGTGGACGCAAGGACCGCAAGCTCAGTACGTGA
- a CDS encoding VOC family protein has product MRWRGVSHVEFAVLDYDESIAFYDAMFGWLGFSSFSSLNMEYQSIYYMTRFINPHSYIGIQPAHTGEKLTHADQAVGINHVALWARNRKEVDRFHRDFLIPRGIAVTDEPTEYPQYWPGYYAVFFDDPINGIHWELAWVPKVPSPRQVWSFYRTMRAFGKQRPDLARTVPGITLQAMRTLPGK; this is encoded by the coding sequence ATGCGGTGGCGCGGAGTAAGTCATGTCGAGTTCGCGGTCTTGGATTACGACGAGTCGATCGCGTTCTACGACGCGATGTTCGGCTGGCTGGGGTTCAGCAGCTTCTCGTCACTGAACATGGAGTACCAGTCGATCTACTACATGACGCGATTCATCAACCCGCACAGCTATATTGGCATCCAGCCTGCGCATACCGGGGAGAAGCTCACCCATGCCGACCAGGCCGTCGGCATCAACCACGTCGCGCTGTGGGCCCGAAACCGCAAGGAAGTGGACCGCTTTCATCGCGACTTCCTGATCCCCCGGGGCATCGCGGTCACCGATGAGCCGACGGAGTACCCGCAGTATTGGCCCGGCTACTACGCGGTGTTCTTCGACGATCCGATCAACGGCATTCACTGGGAGCTGGCCTGGGTACCGAAAGTCCCCAGCCCCCGCCAGGTCTGGTCCTTCTACCGGACGATGCGGGCCTTCGGCAAGCAACGACCGGACCTGGCGAGGACGGTGCCCGGCATCACCCTGCAGGCGATGCGGACCCTGCCCGGCAAGTGA
- a CDS encoding aromatic ring-hydroxylating oxygenase subunit alpha: MTVSPVSSTDEELTRRALRHAVEGTTDMAEAVLKVPLHYYRDPKITEIEESQILRRVPLAIVPSAQIRQKNDFVVRSVLGDSLLVTRDRAGAAHVFLNYCRHRGAMPACGSGNASRFVCPYHAWTYRNTGELFMVPGKAGFDTMDTADYGLVELPSEERHGFIWAVLTADAAIDLDAHLGELGPELAQWNYDTYGYHTDREFSSEVSWKGALEAFAEGYHFPFVHGESLIGQNTLPNTAIYDEFGKHHRIGFPFNWIKNLTDDPSASFDPSANMGVIYWVYPNLILANSPVGVEIIDMLPEGEPTRCTVRHSWMGRIPATNDDMRAAYDAVYEGVHAAVRDEDFAMLPQCGEGVRHGQHDHMIIGRNEIAVQHMIKVFAQELGVALA; encoded by the coding sequence ATGACCGTCAGCCCAGTGAGCAGCACCGATGAGGAATTGACCCGCCGCGCCCTGCGGCATGCCGTCGAGGGGACGACGGACATGGCGGAGGCGGTGCTCAAGGTGCCGCTGCACTACTACCGCGATCCCAAGATCACCGAGATCGAGGAATCCCAGATCCTGCGCCGCGTCCCGCTGGCGATCGTGCCGTCGGCCCAGATCCGGCAGAAGAACGACTTCGTGGTCCGCTCGGTACTGGGGGACTCCCTGTTGGTCACCCGGGACCGCGCCGGAGCTGCCCACGTGTTCCTCAACTATTGCCGTCACCGCGGCGCCATGCCGGCCTGCGGTTCGGGCAACGCGTCCCGGTTCGTCTGCCCATATCACGCCTGGACCTACCGCAACACCGGCGAGTTGTTCATGGTCCCGGGCAAGGCGGGCTTCGACACGATGGACACCGCGGACTACGGCCTGGTCGAGCTGCCGTCCGAGGAGCGCCACGGCTTCATCTGGGCGGTTCTGACCGCGGATGCCGCCATCGACCTCGACGCCCATCTCGGTGAACTCGGACCGGAACTGGCGCAATGGAATTACGACACGTACGGCTATCACACCGACCGCGAGTTCTCCTCAGAGGTGTCGTGGAAGGGTGCACTCGAGGCGTTTGCCGAGGGCTATCACTTCCCGTTCGTCCACGGCGAGAGTCTGATCGGGCAGAACACCTTGCCGAACACCGCGATCTACGACGAGTTCGGCAAGCATCACCGCATCGGCTTCCCGTTCAACTGGATCAAGAACCTGACCGACGATCCGAGCGCCTCGTTCGACCCGTCGGCGAACATGGGCGTCATCTACTGGGTCTATCCCAATCTGATCCTCGCGAACAGCCCGGTCGGCGTGGAGATCATCGACATGCTGCCCGAGGGTGAACCCACCCGCTGCACGGTTCGGCACAGCTGGATGGGCCGGATTCCGGCCACGAACGACGACATGCGGGCCGCCTACGACGCGGTCTACGAAGGCGTTCACGCCGCGGTGCGCGACGAGGATTTCGCGATGCTCCCGCAGTGTGGGGAAGGAGTCCGCCACGGTCAACACGACCATATGATCATCGGCCGCAACGAGATTGCGGTGCAGCACATGATCAAGGTCTTCGCCCAGGAGTTGGGAGTGGCCCTGGCCTAG
- a CDS encoding TetR/AcrR family transcriptional regulator yields MRRHGWSGDIPADDDEAVGRIIGVARQAIDARGTVSVSEVAQALGVTRQTVYRYFPTQESLLGATALSSVDGFLDRLAADLGSITDPSEAVVEGIAYTLEQIAHDRYLSLVLQPGKASAFTAGVTSDLAIEFGKSILQRFDIDWSSAGFDGELLDQLVEFMLRTLQSFIIDPGGPSRHDAGLRAYLRDWVAPAVSAHAI; encoded by the coding sequence ATGCGCAGGCACGGCTGGTCGGGAGACATTCCCGCCGACGACGACGAAGCCGTCGGCCGCATCATCGGCGTGGCCCGCCAGGCCATCGACGCTCGCGGCACGGTGAGCGTGTCCGAGGTGGCGCAGGCTCTCGGAGTGACCCGTCAGACGGTCTACCGCTACTTCCCCACGCAGGAGAGCCTTCTGGGCGCCACTGCCCTGTCGTCGGTGGACGGCTTCCTCGATCGGTTGGCCGCAGATCTGGGTTCGATCACCGACCCGAGCGAGGCCGTCGTCGAGGGCATCGCCTACACCCTCGAGCAGATCGCACATGACCGTTATCTCAGTCTGGTGTTGCAGCCCGGCAAGGCCAGTGCCTTCACCGCCGGTGTCACCTCAGATCTCGCCATCGAATTCGGCAAGTCGATCCTGCAGCGGTTCGACATCGACTGGTCTTCAGCAGGTTTCGACGGCGAGCTGCTCGATCAGCTGGTCGAGTTCATGTTGCGTACCCTGCAGTCGTTCATCATCGACCCCGGTGGCCCATCACGCCACGACGCCGGATTGCGTGCCTACCTGCGCGATTGGGTGGCGCCGGCGGTTTCCGCGCACGCGATTTAG
- a CDS encoding PhzF family phenazine biosynthesis protein — protein MARQRAFAQVDVFSRTPYLGNPVAVVVDGEGLDEVAMQRLARWTNLSETTFVLPPTNPEADYRLRIFTPGSELPFAGHPTLGSAHAWLGQGNQPRREGHVVQECGAGLVEIRQRDAELYFQAPPTLRSGLLADDYLDQLVDAFGLARADVLAHQWVDNGPGWSVLVLGSARQVLELEPDLARIPTAMVGVVGAYPAGSEHDYEMRTFAPAVGVPEDPVCGSMNASVGQWLTSTGAAPAKYRVSQGARLGRAGEISVMAESDGSVWVGGITTTCFQGTATL, from the coding sequence ATGGCCCGTCAACGTGCATTCGCCCAGGTCGATGTGTTCTCACGAACCCCGTACCTGGGCAATCCGGTCGCTGTCGTGGTGGATGGTGAGGGGCTGGATGAGGTTGCGATGCAACGCCTTGCGCGTTGGACCAACCTGTCGGAGACCACGTTCGTACTGCCCCCGACCAATCCCGAGGCCGACTACCGTCTGCGCATCTTCACCCCGGGCAGCGAGCTGCCGTTCGCCGGGCACCCCACCCTCGGGTCCGCGCATGCCTGGCTTGGGCAGGGTAATCAACCTCGGCGTGAGGGTCATGTCGTGCAGGAGTGCGGTGCCGGTCTCGTGGAGATCCGGCAACGCGACGCGGAGCTGTACTTCCAGGCGCCGCCGACGCTGCGATCCGGACTTCTCGCGGACGATTACCTGGATCAGCTCGTCGACGCATTCGGACTGGCGCGCGCCGACGTCCTCGCGCATCAATGGGTGGACAACGGGCCCGGTTGGTCGGTGCTCGTGTTGGGCAGCGCGCGGCAGGTGCTCGAATTGGAGCCTGATCTGGCCCGGATTCCCACGGCCATGGTCGGTGTCGTCGGTGCTTATCCGGCCGGATCCGAGCACGACTACGAGATGAGGACGTTCGCGCCCGCGGTCGGCGTTCCCGAGGATCCGGTGTGCGGCAGCATGAATGCCTCAGTGGGGCAGTGGCTGACGAGTACCGGTGCCGCTCCGGCGAAGTACCGGGTATCTCAGGGCGCGCGGCTCGGCAGGGCAGGTGAAATCAGCGTGATGGCCGAATCCGACGGGTCGGTCTGGGTCGGTGGCATCACCACCACCTGCTTCCAAGGAACTGCGACGCTCTAA
- the thiD gene encoding bifunctional hydroxymethylpyrimidine kinase/phosphomethylpyrimidine kinase — MVDLSYVIAGSEATGGAGLQADLRTFQEFGTYGVGTVTCIVSFDPKANWGHRFVPVDPQVIADQIEAATAAYDLDVVKIGMLGTPATIDVVAAALARQPWRHIVVDPVLICKGQEPGAALDTDTALRRQILPLATVVTPNLFEARTLAGMDDLSSIDDLVEAARRIADLGPSYVVVKGGVEFPGDDAVDVLFDGTDAEIVRAPKVGHERVAGAGCTLAAAITAALAKGSDVAEAVQRAKEFTTAGIVDRIGGNAPFDTVWQGAGATTR, encoded by the coding sequence GTGGTCGACCTCTCGTATGTCATTGCCGGATCCGAAGCCACCGGCGGCGCCGGCCTGCAGGCGGACCTGCGCACCTTCCAAGAGTTCGGTACCTATGGCGTGGGCACCGTGACCTGCATCGTGTCGTTCGACCCCAAGGCGAACTGGGGACACCGATTCGTGCCGGTCGACCCGCAGGTCATCGCTGATCAAATCGAGGCGGCGACCGCGGCCTACGACCTCGACGTCGTCAAGATCGGCATGCTGGGCACCCCCGCAACGATCGATGTGGTCGCCGCCGCCCTGGCGCGTCAGCCCTGGCGGCACATCGTCGTCGACCCCGTCCTGATCTGCAAAGGCCAGGAACCCGGGGCCGCGCTCGACACCGATACGGCCCTGCGCCGCCAGATCCTGCCGCTGGCCACGGTCGTCACCCCGAACCTGTTCGAGGCCCGCACGCTCGCCGGGATGGATGACCTGTCCTCGATCGACGACCTTGTCGAAGCGGCCCGACGCATTGCCGATCTCGGCCCGTCCTACGTCGTGGTCAAGGGTGGTGTGGAGTTTCCCGGCGACGACGCCGTCGATGTGCTCTTCGACGGCACCGACGCGGAGATCGTGCGCGCACCGAAGGTCGGACACGAGCGCGTCGCCGGCGCGGGATGCACTCTGGCAGCGGCGATTACCGCCGCGCTGGCGAAGGGGTCCGATGTGGCCGAGGCGGTCCAGCGGGCCAAGGAGTTCACCACCGCGGGCATCGTCGACCGTATCGGCGGTAACGCACCGTTCGACACGGTGTGGCAGGGCGCCGGCGCCACCACCCGCTGA
- a CDS encoding LLM class F420-dependent oxidoreductase, producing MNLGEFGVWQPSYATTPEMAKRIEDLGYTALWLGGPEPDLSGIDELLAATDHLVVASSIYNVYRGDAATLTAAYRRIERSYPDRLLLGLGVGHPEQVDHYRSPMATLNGFLDALDEHGLPREKRALAALGPKMLALAAERAAGSVPYLVTPEHTRLARSALGPGRILAPEQKVVLESDPERARALARPRIKHPYLGLVNYTNNLRRLGFTDEDLAGDGSDRLIDQLAVHGDAVTVARGLREHLAAGANHVQIQVVGQRSAPHPKMPEVLLQVYDDDAFGMYESLAVALGIAPR from the coding sequence GTGAATCTCGGGGAATTCGGTGTCTGGCAACCGTCCTATGCCACCACACCCGAAATGGCCAAGCGGATCGAGGATCTGGGCTACACCGCCTTGTGGTTGGGTGGCCCGGAGCCGGATCTGTCGGGGATCGACGAACTGCTGGCCGCCACGGACCATTTGGTGGTGGCCAGCAGTATCTACAACGTCTATCGCGGTGACGCGGCCACCTTGACGGCGGCGTACCGGCGGATCGAGAGGTCGTACCCGGACCGCCTGCTGCTGGGCCTCGGAGTGGGCCACCCTGAGCAGGTTGACCACTACCGGAGCCCGATGGCCACTCTGAACGGGTTCCTCGATGCGCTCGATGAGCACGGGTTGCCCCGCGAGAAGCGGGCGCTGGCCGCGCTCGGCCCGAAGATGCTCGCCCTGGCGGCCGAGCGTGCGGCCGGTTCGGTGCCCTACCTCGTCACGCCCGAGCACACCCGCCTCGCGCGGTCGGCGTTGGGACCCGGGCGGATCCTCGCGCCGGAACAGAAGGTGGTCCTCGAATCCGACCCCGAACGGGCCCGGGCCCTCGCGCGTCCGCGGATCAAGCATCCATACCTCGGATTGGTGAACTACACCAACAACTTACGGCGACTCGGCTTCACGGACGAGGATCTGGCCGGCGACGGTAGCGACCGCTTGATCGACCAGCTCGCCGTTCACGGCGACGCGGTGACGGTCGCGCGCGGATTGCGCGAGCACCTGGCGGCCGGGGCGAATCACGTGCAAATCCAGGTGGTGGGCCAACGTTCGGCGCCGCACCCGAAGATGCCGGAGGTTCTGCTCCAGGTGTATGACGACGACGCGTTCGGAATGTACGAATCCCTCGCCGTTGCTTTGGGAATCGCGCCGCGGTGA